A stretch of Arctopsyche grandis isolate Sample6627 chromosome 9, ASM5162203v2, whole genome shotgun sequence DNA encodes these proteins:
- the LOC143916951 gene encoding uncharacterized protein LOC143916951, whose translation MYEAWAVRRPPLPAFFRRYRPVLRPRRHTCVGLGLELLRRLPVPPSAAFLVSCEESIDDIRYYLSDGTGPEAMADTVEKEHVLVAMPIEVEGRRGLTLCDPGYHVARVVTVMQDRCYPHTGWFTQTEDPHCKKEYNYSFNINNPDYVEWAERSTRGNNVKYQTSLIYVGRPFCNAIDVTERRNLVYNFRSLLARDQKGRLVAGIYFPVVLKDAAFTIFYEDKSGKQRIKYMFSMFHDLNSVPNIVLEQIVMCNSQMNYEDGELLSLIVKIAETMADTSFISQILSINNEICTLSADN comes from the exons ATGTACGAGGCGTGGGCGGTCCGCCGTCCTCCTCTTCCGGCCTTCTTCCGCAGGTACAGGCCGGTGCTGCGCCCCCGCAGGCACACCTGCGTGGGGCTCGGCCTCGAGCTGCTGCGACGGCTTCCGGTTCCTCCCTCTGCCGCCTTCCTCGTCTCCTGCGAGGAGTCCATCGACGACATCCGCTACTATCTCTCCGATGGCACGGGACCGGAAGCCATGGCTGACACTGTCGAGAAGGAGCACGTCTTGGTGGCTATGCCCATCGAAGTCGAGGGCAGACGAGGCCTGACATTATGCGATCCGGGATACCATGTCGCCCGGGTTGTCACAGTCATGCAAGATCGCTGTTATCCGCACACAG GCTGGTTTACACAAACTGAAGATCCGCATTGTAAGAAGGAATACAACTATAGTTTCAACATCAACAACCCTGACTATGTAGAGTGGGCTGAAAGATCAACTCGTGGAAACAACGTTAAATATCAAACATCTCTAATTTACGTTGGTAGACCATTTTGTAACGCCATTGACGTTACCGAACGAAGAAATTTGGTCTATAATTTCAG GAGCTTATTAGCGAGGGATCAAAAGGGACGTCTAGTTGCTGGAATATACTTTCCTGTTGTTTTGAAAGATGCAGCTTTCACCATCTTCTATGAAGACAAGTCTGGCAAACAAAGAATCAAATACATGTTCTCTATGTTCCATGATTTAAATTCG GTGCCTAATATCGTGCTAGAGCAAATTGTCATGTGTAACAGTCAGATGAATTACGAAGATGGTGAATTGTTATCTTTAATTGTGAAGATCGCTGAAACAATGGCGGACACGTCTTTCATCAGTCAAATTTTGTCAATCAACAACGAAATATGCACTCTTTCAGCCGATAACTAA